From Caulobacter segnis, a single genomic window includes:
- a CDS encoding response regulator, with product MTRTILTVDDSRTMRDMLRMALAGAGFNVVEAVDGEHGLEVLSAHRPDVIITDINMPKLDGFGFIEAVRVDDDYRAIPILVLTTESDPAKKQRAREAGATGWIVKPFNPEKLVDAIRRVAA from the coding sequence GTGACGCGTACGATTCTCACGGTCGATGATTCCCGGACAATGCGCGACATGCTGCGCATGGCCCTCGCCGGAGCCGGCTTCAACGTGGTTGAGGCGGTCGATGGCGAGCATGGCCTGGAAGTCCTGTCGGCTCATCGCCCTGACGTGATCATCACCGACATCAACATGCCCAAGCTGGATGGCTTCGGCTTCATCGAGGCGGTGCGGGTCGACGACGACTATCGCGCCATCCCGATCCTGGTGCTGACCACGGAAAGCGACCCGGCCAAGAAGCAGCGGGCTCGCGAAGCCGGCGCCACGGGCTGGATCGTCAAGCCGTTCAACCCGGAAAAGCTGGTCGACGCCATCCGGCGCGTGGCGGCCTAA
- a CDS encoding chemotaxis protein CheA: MDELEAIKVTFFQECEELLADLEGGLLAMQEGAGDLETVNAVFRAVHSIKGGAGAFGLEPLVRFAHVFETLLDAVRSGSVPNTVELAAVLLRASDILADHVSAARGLGDVDMGASAAMAAELEAWTDPNAAPAAAAPVAVEDAAPAPVAAADDDAMEDDDLGFVFVPQTITVEAQAADADLVPSNVWTVSIRPKSDLYRKANETALLLRELSRLGPIKATLDDSALPTLGDLDPEAAFVTWSVRLETDEDEAAIREVFEFVDGDCDLDITRGEGKVEDAMASLLSVAEAAAPEPVAPEPVAEVVEPAPAPTPAPEPIEISVPAPVAEAAPVAPAPAPVVEAAKPAAATPKATPVEVPGPGQSVIRVDPERIDRLIDLVGELVINQAMLAQRVGEYGIAPSSNLAMGLDELEQLTREIQDSVMAIRAQPVKSVFQRMPRLVREVANMTNKQARLVMEGENTEVDKTVIERLSDPITHMLRNAIDHGLESPEERKAAGKNPEGVVRLAALHRSGRIVIEVSDDGKGINRERVFGIAVKKGLISPDLTLTDEEIDNLIFLPGFSTAEKISDVSGRGVGMDVVKRSVQALGGRISITSRPGLGSTFTLSLPLTLAVLDGMVVDVAGETLVVPLAAIVESLRPKPEEVRPLGPVGSVLAVRDSFVPLIDVGQALGYRDHSPHPTDGVVLLVEGEDGSRAALVADAIHGQRQVVIKSLEQNYQQVEGVAAATILGDGRVALILDVDATIAMRRREGGAPRPPEPTLIAAE, encoded by the coding sequence ATGGACGAGCTAGAGGCCATCAAGGTCACCTTCTTCCAGGAATGCGAGGAGCTCCTCGCCGACCTCGAGGGCGGTCTCCTGGCTATGCAGGAAGGGGCCGGCGACCTCGAGACGGTCAACGCCGTGTTCCGGGCCGTCCACTCGATCAAGGGCGGCGCCGGCGCCTTCGGCCTTGAGCCGCTGGTGCGCTTCGCCCACGTGTTCGAGACCCTGCTGGACGCCGTGCGCTCGGGCTCCGTACCCAACACGGTCGAGCTGGCCGCGGTCCTGCTGCGCGCGTCCGACATCCTGGCCGACCACGTCAGCGCCGCTCGCGGCCTGGGCGATGTCGACATGGGGGCCTCGGCCGCCATGGCCGCCGAGCTGGAAGCCTGGACCGATCCGAACGCCGCCCCGGCCGCCGCCGCGCCGGTCGCCGTCGAGGACGCCGCGCCCGCGCCTGTCGCCGCCGCCGACGACGACGCCATGGAAGACGACGACCTCGGCTTCGTCTTCGTGCCCCAGACCATCACGGTCGAGGCGCAGGCCGCCGACGCCGACCTGGTCCCCTCGAATGTCTGGACGGTGTCGATCCGTCCGAAGTCGGACCTGTACCGCAAGGCCAACGAGACGGCGCTGCTGCTGCGCGAGCTCAGCCGCCTGGGTCCGATCAAGGCGACCCTGGACGACAGCGCGCTGCCGACCCTGGGAGACCTGGATCCGGAAGCGGCCTTCGTCACCTGGAGCGTGCGCCTGGAAACCGACGAGGACGAGGCGGCGATCCGCGAGGTCTTCGAATTCGTCGACGGCGACTGCGACTTGGACATCACCCGCGGCGAAGGCAAGGTCGAGGACGCCATGGCCTCGCTGCTGAGCGTCGCCGAGGCCGCCGCTCCCGAGCCGGTCGCCCCCGAGCCCGTCGCCGAAGTCGTCGAGCCCGCCCCGGCTCCGACCCCGGCCCCCGAGCCGATCGAAATCTCCGTCCCGGCGCCCGTCGCCGAGGCCGCGCCCGTCGCTCCGGCCCCCGCGCCGGTCGTCGAGGCCGCCAAGCCGGCCGCCGCGACCCCAAAAGCCACCCCGGTCGAAGTCCCGGGCCCCGGCCAGTCGGTCATTCGCGTCGATCCCGAACGCATCGACCGCCTGATCGACCTGGTCGGCGAGCTGGTCATCAACCAGGCCATGCTGGCGCAGCGCGTCGGCGAATACGGTATCGCCCCGTCCTCCAACCTGGCCATGGGCCTCGACGAGCTGGAACAGCTGACGCGCGAGATCCAGGACAGCGTCATGGCCATTCGCGCCCAACCGGTGAAGTCGGTGTTCCAGCGCATGCCGCGTCTGGTCCGCGAAGTCGCCAACATGACCAACAAGCAGGCTCGCCTGGTCATGGAAGGCGAGAACACCGAGGTCGACAAGACGGTCATCGAGCGTCTGTCCGACCCGATCACCCACATGCTGCGCAACGCCATCGACCACGGGCTGGAAAGCCCCGAGGAGCGCAAGGCGGCCGGCAAGAATCCTGAAGGCGTCGTGCGCCTGGCCGCCCTGCACCGCAGCGGCCGGATCGTCATCGAGGTCTCGGACGACGGCAAGGGCATCAACCGCGAGCGCGTCTTCGGCATCGCGGTCAAGAAGGGCCTGATCTCGCCGGACCTGACCCTGACCGACGAAGAGATCGACAACCTGATCTTCCTGCCGGGCTTTTCGACCGCCGAGAAGATCTCGGACGTCTCGGGCCGCGGCGTCGGCATGGACGTGGTCAAGCGCTCGGTCCAGGCCCTGGGCGGCCGCATCTCGATCACCTCGCGTCCCGGTCTGGGCTCGACCTTCACGCTCAGCCTGCCGCTGACCCTGGCCGTCCTGGACGGCATGGTGGTCGACGTCGCCGGCGAGACCCTGGTCGTGCCGCTGGCCGCCATCGTCGAGAGCCTGCGTCCGAAACCCGAAGAAGTTCGCCCGCTGGGCCCGGTCGGCTCGGTGCTGGCCGTCCGCGACAGCTTCGTGCCGCTGATCGACGTCGGTCAGGCCCTTGGTTACCGCGACCACTCTCCCCATCCGACCGACGGCGTCGTGCTGCTGGTCGAGGGCGAGGACGGCTCGCGCGCCGCCCTGGTGGCCGACGCCATCCACGGTCAGCGTCAGGTCGTCATCAAGTCGCTGGAGCAGAACTACCAGCAGGTCGAGGGCGTCGCCGCCGCGACCATCCTGGGCGACGGCCGCGTCGCGCTGATCCTCGACGTCGACGCCACGATCGCCATGCGGCGCCGCGAAGGCGGCGCGCCTCGTCCCCCCGAACCCACCCTCATCGCCGCGGAGTAA
- a CDS encoding STAS domain-containing protein — protein MAAAIALPENLDLKAAAPLKAALLERRGAAITVEADQVRRLGGLCLQVLLAARKAWDLDGQSFSIKGPSEAFVETTRLFGAERALLSAEFQGAES, from the coding sequence ATGGCCGCTGCGATCGCGCTGCCCGAAAACCTGGATCTGAAGGCCGCGGCCCCTCTCAAGGCCGCCCTTCTGGAACGTCGCGGCGCGGCGATCACGGTGGAAGCCGACCAGGTCCGTCGTCTTGGGGGTCTGTGCCTGCAGGTTCTGCTGGCCGCCCGCAAGGCCTGGGACCTGGACGGTCAGTCCTTCTCAATCAAGGGGCCTTCCGAGGCCTTCGTCGAAACCACCCGTCTGTTCGGCGCCGAAAGGGCGCTCCTTTCGGCGGAATTCCAAGGAGCTGAATCGTGA
- a CDS encoding methyl-accepting chemotaxis protein: MKRIRLVDLPLIIKIGVAPAFALLMLALMAGGAIVVQKSQSAALKQVVESDMRQNMEIQKISKRISNINGELYTVLTHKAGNIDLAGNDARMAAILTETDSVKKDLAALKAKLPAAEQPKIAELIKSLEECRSAIDTVSGMIGVDFGMAVGFIAPFEEQYAKMTGLLDQVVLAANKRIETETTKRQAEATAAMSITIVLSLITLAAVGGLALFTVMTTRKSINDIAGATDKLSKGDNTIDLEKLTRGDELGAIVSALKVFRDNQLHLDTLRAEQEKSAALTADERRAKEAAAAAAAQESSLVVSSLAEGLEQLAKGDLTFRVSADFPGEYRKLKDDFNGAMGSLQETMKVIAASTDGLRTGADEIAHASDDLSRRTEQQAASLEETAAALDELTATVRRTASGARQASDVVSTTRGEATHSGQVVHQAVSAMGEIENSSKQISQIIGVIDEIAFQTNLLALNAGVEAARAGEAGRGFAVVAQEVRALAQRSAEAAKEIKALISSSTQQVSQGVSLVGQTGEALQRIVAKVGEIDALVTEIAASAAEQATGLNEVNTAVNQMDQVTQQNAAMVEESTAATHSLKGETAELVRLMARFQVGSGSSSYSRPAVADPVQHAPARNPVAEQQARLNTFARPGRSSGSAAAAQAPATEGWEEF, translated from the coding sequence ATGAAACGGATTCGTCTCGTCGATTTGCCACTGATCATCAAGATCGGTGTTGCACCGGCTTTCGCACTACTGATGCTGGCTTTGATGGCCGGTGGCGCGATCGTCGTTCAGAAGAGCCAGTCGGCTGCTCTGAAACAGGTTGTTGAAAGCGACATGCGTCAGAACATGGAGATCCAGAAGATCTCCAAGCGCATCTCGAACATCAACGGCGAACTCTACACGGTGCTGACCCACAAGGCGGGCAACATCGATCTGGCCGGGAACGACGCCCGCATGGCGGCGATCCTGACGGAAACCGACTCGGTGAAGAAGGACCTGGCCGCGCTCAAGGCCAAGCTCCCCGCCGCCGAACAGCCGAAGATCGCCGAGCTGATCAAGTCGCTCGAGGAATGCCGCAGCGCCATCGACACGGTGAGCGGCATGATCGGCGTCGACTTCGGCATGGCCGTCGGCTTCATCGCGCCGTTCGAGGAGCAGTACGCGAAGATGACCGGTCTGCTCGACCAGGTCGTCCTGGCCGCGAACAAGCGCATCGAGACCGAGACGACCAAGCGTCAGGCCGAAGCCACCGCCGCGATGAGCATCACCATCGTGCTGTCGCTGATCACCCTGGCCGCCGTCGGCGGTCTGGCCTTGTTCACGGTCATGACGACCCGCAAGTCGATCAACGACATCGCCGGCGCCACCGACAAGCTGTCGAAGGGCGACAACACCATCGACCTCGAGAAGCTGACGCGCGGCGACGAGCTGGGCGCCATCGTCTCGGCCCTGAAGGTGTTCCGCGACAACCAGCTGCACCTGGATACGCTGCGCGCCGAGCAGGAGAAGTCCGCCGCCCTCACGGCCGACGAACGTCGCGCCAAGGAAGCCGCCGCCGCCGCCGCCGCTCAGGAGAGCTCGCTGGTCGTCAGCAGCCTGGCCGAGGGCCTGGAACAGCTGGCCAAGGGCGACCTGACCTTCCGCGTCAGCGCCGACTTCCCGGGCGAGTACCGCAAGCTGAAGGACGACTTCAACGGCGCCATGGGCTCGCTGCAGGAGACGATGAAGGTCATCGCCGCCTCGACGGACGGCCTGCGCACCGGCGCGGACGAAATCGCTCACGCCTCGGACGATCTGTCGCGCCGCACCGAACAACAGGCCGCCAGCCTGGAAGAGACCGCCGCCGCTCTGGACGAACTGACCGCCACCGTGCGCCGCACGGCCTCGGGCGCTCGTCAGGCCTCGGACGTGGTCTCGACGACGCGTGGCGAAGCGACGCATAGCGGCCAGGTCGTTCATCAGGCAGTGTCGGCCATGGGCGAGATCGAAAACTCGTCCAAGCAGATCAGCCAGATTATCGGCGTGATCGACGAGATCGCTTTCCAGACCAACCTCCTGGCCCTGAACGCCGGCGTCGAAGCCGCGCGAGCGGGTGAAGCGGGCCGCGGCTTCGCGGTCGTCGCCCAGGAAGTTCGCGCCCTGGCCCAGCGCTCGGCCGAAGCGGCCAAGGAGATCAAGGCTCTGATCTCCAGCTCGACCCAGCAGGTCAGCCAAGGCGTCAGCCTGGTCGGCCAGACGGGCGAGGCCCTACAACGGATCGTGGCGAAGGTGGGCGAGATCGACGCCCTGGTCACCGAGATCGCGGCCTCGGCCGCGGAGCAGGCGACCGGTCTGAACGAAGTGAACACCGCCGTGAACCAGATGGACCAGGTCACGCAGCAGAACGCCGCCATGGTCGAGGAATCGACCGCCGCGACGCACTCGCTGAAGGGCGAAACCGCCGAACTGGTCCGCCTCATGGCCCGCTTCCAAGTCGGGTCGGGTTCTTCGTCCTACAGCCGGCCGGCCGTCGCCGACCCGGTTCAACACGCCCCGGCGCGCAACCCGGTGGCCGAGCAGCAGGCTCGTCTGAACACCTTCGCCCGTCCGGGCCGGAGCAGTGGTTCGGCGGCCGCCGCCCAGGCCCCCGCGACGGAAGGTTGGGAGGAGTTCTAA